One stretch of Armigeres subalbatus isolate Guangzhou_Male chromosome 2, GZ_Asu_2, whole genome shotgun sequence DNA includes these proteins:
- the LOC134212211 gene encoding MPN domain-containing protein CG4751 isoform X1: MSTKASEEEAHHDESDITDEFIDDEGDKSGYFPGKTVTIQMLLGANVLQAGKGAMSIEYLGQKFIGDLLPDGKIKSHETETIFCSPSAWAIYCKRIINPDKKSGCGWANVKYKGRKLDAYKAAYHRKQSQKEKDHKDDVAPVDGCAEIVILDAPEETEEDKTAMEPPPVRRNIVQHNTVSNRNMLHDANTLIESIPFTSIGKMQPFLVSVSSSTILVMDFHCHLTNNEVCGYLGGTWDINAHNLSITHAFPCRNSRYDRDKAAMCELQIQKLMVKKNLNLVGWYHSHPRFPVQPTLRDCDAQLEYQIKMRGPTEASYIPCVGFICSPYNDDNITLESSILSFWVLPPPENRPAEYGRPMQMSYNLIHDELLSEDIKEEMMLTVDYYKQFNRELINFQSAYKNEITYIEKLKRTLQPKFPLDSLTGHFWNWIRELLGLDPEEIIAIPEPPPPPPVPISIPRIPEPLSTPAIVNLTNVEDSSATTENKNDDDFDGVSEMGDSDVISLKDDDPKVPSLAVPSLQAQLKRPSGLNMTPSPLSSSLVVLPTNLSQNNSNNANNNNNVNNHGSITTNTSSPRDSPITIPSNSASPAKFEIPVRASPSPAKSDTSSCRSRTRNSPAPSPGKLSIGDILGSGNRNSPTLNSLIGNMGNNVSNIHDLYAATFASLGSSLPANLLPQDYASLFQNTKRDEYGLSALNALAQVAAASGISNSQINETLLHSLNRSISSKTGQTSTVTTTTATMTPSNASSTVAAAAAAAAAAASNSSLPAIPNMKEFMQQLEKGNLSLLMQSQYANPLAGMTGLPGQSSTGSSGGKSGSSRSSSKSSRSKSQQQSVQQQLQQAQQQLLQQQQQQHQTLMDYADFTSKFDQSKLADLMKSPEYSQILLQQAQALGSLGSEISIIKKPSSKNSSNASAGNANNSNSNAQNISASTGNTNKKDSASDLITKLRTIFSTDSYLPPMPTAADINLLAEQSQKVPEIQQILNSGNLDDIQVLLKAQSLSNNMLDFAAFQQGTSGVGANIGEGSNKASKNAAKEERERERERERERERERERERERERERERENAAAAAAMNPYLSASNLSALFEPVQRSSSGKSNKADKNKGSSDRSATSVASNPADMLNSLFTSAVGGAGVADMNALLYGQGKGGPDLSMLFGAAGVSSAPTSSSNSNTTSTAAAAAAAAAKQSLDYLSMFPNFSSSKLPEMSALFQTDKFEIPDPLAKATLEANNMYLAPSASLLKLQQEAFNSMMMKPPKSSSSSTSSSSKIETPPPIVASPGARSTPTKSASRESPSLGPKYNFSAVDLAVSSVPLAASSPLGAADLSRKTPQTPPVDMPASPSIQTTPPATAGSSQILPPYKKRMEFSSIADLVAAPPSKMPKLSSEHLDP; encoded by the exons ATGTCAACAAAAGCCAGTGAAGAAGAGGCTCACCATGATGAGAGTGACATTACGGATGAGTTTATTGATGAT gaaGGCGATAAATCTGGGTACTTTCCAGGTAAAACCGTTACGATACAGATGTTGCTTGGTGCGAATGTCCTGCAGGCTGGGAAGGGTGCTATGAGCATTGAGTATTTG GGACAAAAATTTATCGGAGATCTGCTGCCGGACGGAAAGATAAAATCTCACGAAACGGAAACCATTTTCTGTTCTCCGAGTGCTTGGGCCATTTACTGCAAGCGCATAATCAATCCGGACAAGAAATCGGGTTGTGGATGGGCTAATGTTAAGTACAAAGGCCGGAAATTAGATGCTTACAAGGCGGCGTACCACCGCAAACAATCGCAGAAGGAAAAGGATCACAAGGACGATGTAGCTCCAGTTGATG GCTGTGCCGAAATTGTCATTTTAGATGCCCCAGAAGAAACTGAAGAAGATAAGACAGCAATGGAACCACCTCCAGTCCGGAGAAATATAGTGCAACATAATACCGTTAGCAATCGTAATATGCTACA TGATGCAAATACTTTGATCGAGTCCATACCTTTTACGTCTATTGGTAAGATGCAACCGTTCCTGGTCTCGGTGTCTTCGTCCACAATCCTGGTTATGGATTTCCATTGCCATCTTACGAACAATGAAGTATGTGGATATCTTGGTGGCACGTGGGATATCAATGCACATAATCTGTCAATCACGCACGCTTTTCCTTGTCGTAATTCACGATACGATCGCGATAAGGCCGCTATGTGTGAGTTACAGATTCAGAAACTGATGGTTAAGAAAAATCTCAACCTGGTTGGGTGGTATCACTCCCACCCGCGTTTTCCGGTGCAACCAACATTGAGGGATTGTGATGCTCAATTGGAGTATCAAATTAAAATGAGGGGACCAACGGAAGCTTCCTACATACCATGTGTGGGTTTTATCTGCT ctCCTTACAATGACGATAATATTACTTTGGAATCAAGCATTCTGTCGTTCTGGGTTTTACCACCGCCGGAAAATCGTCCTGCGGAATATGGACGACCGATGCAGATGTCATATAACTTAATACATGATGAGCTGCTCTCGGAAGATATTAAGGAAGAAATGATGCTAACTGTGGATTACTACAAGCAGTTCAATCGTGAGCTAATCAATTTTCAATCCGCTTACAAAAATGAGATAACgtacattgaaaaattgaaaagaacTCTGCAACCAAAGTTTCCATTGGATTCATTAACTGGACATTTCTGGAATTGGATCCGCGAACTATTGGGATTAGATCCAGAAGAAATTATTGCCATTCCGGAACCACCACCGCCTCCCCCCGTACCTATAAGCATTCCCAGGATTCCAGAGCCTCTGTCCACCCCAGCAATTGTCAATCTGACTAACGTGGAAGATAGCAGCGCCACTACCGAGAACAAGAATGATGATGACTTCGACGGAGTGTCCGAAATGGGTGATTCCGATGTAATTTCCCTGAAGGATGATGACCCGAAAGTACCTTCATTGGCCGTTCCTAGCTTACAAGCGCAGCTTAAGCGACCGTCCGGTTTGAACATGACGCCGTCTCCATTGTCTAGCTCACTAGTAGTATTGCCAACAAATCTAAGCCAGAATAATTCCAACAACGCCAACAATAACAATAATGTTAACAATCACGGATCCATAACTACTAATACATCTTCTCCCAGAGATAGTCCCATCACAATTCCATCGAATTCAGCAAGTCCTGCAAAGTTTGAAATCCCCGTCCGTGCGAGTCCATCTCCGGCTAAATCGGATACTTCATCATGTCGTAGCCGCACCAGAAATTCGCCTGCTCCGAGCCCAGGCAAGCTCTCCATTGGGGACATACTCGGAAGTGGCAATAGGAATAGCCCCACCCTCAACTCTCTAATTGGAAACATGGGCAACAACGTGTCCAACATTCACGATCTTTATGCTGCTACGTTTGCCTCTCTGGGCAGCTCACTTCCAGCGAATCTCCTCCCTCAGGATTATGCCTCACTCTTCCAGAACACGAAACGTGACGAGTATGGTCTATCGGCATTAAATGCATTGGCTCAAGTCGCAGCCGCATCCGGAATCTCAAATTCGCAAATCAACGAGACTCTCCTACACAGTCTCAACAGAAGCATTTCTTCTAAAACAGGACAGACATCAACGGTCACTACTACAACGGCCACAATGACCCCGAGCAATGCCTCGTCTACGGTGGCCGCAGCTGCAgcggcggcagcagcagcagctagCAATTCATCATTACCGGCAATTCCCAATATGAAGGAATTTATGCAGCAGCTCGAGAAAGGAAACCTAAGCTTACTGATGCAATCTCAGTACGCGAATCCATTGGCTGGGATGACAGGACTTCCTGGACAATCGAGTACTGGATCGAGCG GCGGTAAATCCGGATCGAGTCGTTCATCCAGCAAATCATCACGTTCGAAATCACAACAACAATCGGTCCAGCAGCAACTGCAGCAAGCGCAGCAGCAGTTGCTccagcagcaacaacagcaacatCAAACACTTATGGATTATGCCGATTTCACCAGCAAGTTCGACCAAAGCAAACTTGCCGATCTGATGAAATCTCCCGAATACTCTCAAATACTTCTACAGCAAGCACAGGCCTTGGGAAGTCTTGGAAGTGAGATCTCGATAATTAAGAAACCTTCATCCAAGAACAGTTCAAACGCATCAGCCGGCAATGcaaacaacagcaacagcaatGCACAGAACATCAGTGCGTCAACGGGAAACACAAACAAGAAGGACTCGGCCAGTGACCTGATCACAAAACTTCGCACGATTTTTTCCACCGATTCATATCTCCCACCAATGCCAACGGCAGCTGATATCAATTTGCTGGCCGAGCAATCACAGAAAGTTCCGGAAATCCAACAGATTCTCAATTCTGGAAACCTGGACGATATCCAAGTTCTATTAAAAGCGCAGTCTCTGTCCAACAATATGCTGGATTTCGCTGCCTTCCAGCAAGGCACTTCCGGAGTAGGCGCAAACATTGGCGAAGGGTCCAACAAGGCCAGCAAGAATGCTGCCAAGGAAGAACGCGAAAGGGAACGGGAGCGAGAACGTGAACGCGAGCGTGAAAGGGAACGGGAACGGGAAAGGGAACGAGAACGTGAACGGGAAAATGCTGCAGCCGCAGCTGCTATGAATCCATATCTATCCGCCAGCAACCTATCAGCTCTTTTTGAGCCAGTCCAGCGTTCCTCTTCAGGCAAATCAAACAAGGCAGATAAGAACAAAGGTTCTTCTGATCGCAGCGCTACCAGCGTTGCATCCAATCCGGCTGATATGTTGAACAGCTTGTTCACATCTGCTGTAGGAGGAGCCGGAGTTGCTGACATGAATGCTTTGCTCTACGGTCAAGGCAAAGGAGGTCCTGATTTAAGCATGCTATTCGGAGCGGCTGGAGTAAGTTCCGCACcaacttcttcttctaattCGAACACAACTtcaactgctgctgctgccgctgctgcAGCAGCCAAACAGAGTCTCGATTATCTGTCTATGTTTCCGAACTTTTCTTCATCCAAGCTTCCCGAAATGTCGGCTCTTTTTCAGACCGATAAATTCGAAATCCCAGACCCGCTGGCCAAGGCAACACTGGAAGCCAACAATATGTATCTGGCTCCGTCAGCATCCTTGCTGAAACTTCAACAGGAAGCATTCAATTCCATGATGATGAAGCCTCCAAAATCATCGTCCTCCTCAACATCTTCTTCCAGCAAGATCGAGACACCGCCCCCAATCGTCGCCTCGCCTGGAGCGCGCTCGACTCCTACAAAGTCCGCTAGTCGCGAAAGTCCTTCGCTTGGTCCGAAGTACAATTTTAGTGCGGTCGATCTTGCGGTGTCTAGTGTTCCGCTTGCGGCTTCCTCACCCCTCGGTGCGGCCGATTTGTCTAGAAAAACTCCTCAAACTCCACCGGTGGATATGCCAGCTTCGCCGTCCATTCAAACCACTCCGCCTGCAACGGCTGGATCGTCGCAAATTTTGCCACCTTATAAGAAGCGCATGGAGTTCTCGTCGATTGCCGATCTCGTTGCTGCACCCCCCAGCAAGATGCCGAAACTATCGTCGGAGCATTTGGACCCATAA
- the LOC134216339 gene encoding COP9 signalosome complex subunit 8: MFFEKIRQLTLLLEKQELEAPNGIVSVQLYSELFAAYLYQNDLSNARYLWKRIPPNVKAGHSELDQMYKVFQCQWNNDTAGFYKAINYDWSKHVSELMFELKEKMQQETVNLIGRAYSSIFENVLAEMTNQTPDMIDEMCKNLNWEIIDGPRPRLILPKHPPVDKPLVVTAEDQLQKLTDFVSFLEN; encoded by the exons ATGTTTTTCGAAAAGATTCGTCAACTTACACTTTTGCTGGAAAAGCAGGAACTTGAG GCACCAAACGGTATTGTTTCTGTTCAACTGTACTCTGAATTATTTGCGGCATATCTTTATCAGAACGATCT CTCTAATGCCCGGTACCTTTGGAAacgaattccgccaaatgtgaAAGCCGGTCACTCCGAGCTGGATCAGATGTACAAAGTATTCCAGTGCCAGTGGAACAACGACACCGCTGGGTTCTACAAAGCCATCAACTATGATTGGTCCAAGCATGTGTCCGAGCTCATGTTTGAGCTAAAAGAAAAAATGCAGCAAGAAACAGTGAACCTAATCGGACGGGCCTACAGTTCGATTTTTGAGAATGTCCTTGCTGAAATGACCAACCAAACACCGGATATGATAGACGAGATGTGCAAAAACTTGAACTGGGAAATTATTGATGGGCCGCGTCCCAGGTTGATTTTGCCAAAACATCCACCAGTAGACAAGCCTCTGGTGGTTACAGCAGAGGATCAGCTACAGAAGTTAACCGACTTTGTGTCGTTTTTGGAAAATTAA
- the LOC134212211 gene encoding MPN domain-containing protein CG4751 isoform X2 — protein MSTKASEEEAHHDESDITDEFIDDEGDKSGYFPGKTVTIQMLLGANVLQAGKGAMSIEYLGQKFIGDLLPDGKIKSHETETIFCSPSAWAIYCKRIINPDKKSGCGWANVKYKGRKLDAYKAAYHRKQSQKEKDHKDDVAPVDDAPEETEEDKTAMEPPPVRRNIVQHNTVSNRNMLHDANTLIESIPFTSIGKMQPFLVSVSSSTILVMDFHCHLTNNEVCGYLGGTWDINAHNLSITHAFPCRNSRYDRDKAAMCELQIQKLMVKKNLNLVGWYHSHPRFPVQPTLRDCDAQLEYQIKMRGPTEASYIPCVGFICSPYNDDNITLESSILSFWVLPPPENRPAEYGRPMQMSYNLIHDELLSEDIKEEMMLTVDYYKQFNRELINFQSAYKNEITYIEKLKRTLQPKFPLDSLTGHFWNWIRELLGLDPEEIIAIPEPPPPPPVPISIPRIPEPLSTPAIVNLTNVEDSSATTENKNDDDFDGVSEMGDSDVISLKDDDPKVPSLAVPSLQAQLKRPSGLNMTPSPLSSSLVVLPTNLSQNNSNNANNNNNVNNHGSITTNTSSPRDSPITIPSNSASPAKFEIPVRASPSPAKSDTSSCRSRTRNSPAPSPGKLSIGDILGSGNRNSPTLNSLIGNMGNNVSNIHDLYAATFASLGSSLPANLLPQDYASLFQNTKRDEYGLSALNALAQVAAASGISNSQINETLLHSLNRSISSKTGQTSTVTTTTATMTPSNASSTVAAAAAAAAAAASNSSLPAIPNMKEFMQQLEKGNLSLLMQSQYANPLAGMTGLPGQSSTGSSGGKSGSSRSSSKSSRSKSQQQSVQQQLQQAQQQLLQQQQQQHQTLMDYADFTSKFDQSKLADLMKSPEYSQILLQQAQALGSLGSEISIIKKPSSKNSSNASAGNANNSNSNAQNISASTGNTNKKDSASDLITKLRTIFSTDSYLPPMPTAADINLLAEQSQKVPEIQQILNSGNLDDIQVLLKAQSLSNNMLDFAAFQQGTSGVGANIGEGSNKASKNAAKEERERERERERERERERERERERERERERENAAAAAAMNPYLSASNLSALFEPVQRSSSGKSNKADKNKGSSDRSATSVASNPADMLNSLFTSAVGGAGVADMNALLYGQGKGGPDLSMLFGAAGVSSAPTSSSNSNTTSTAAAAAAAAAKQSLDYLSMFPNFSSSKLPEMSALFQTDKFEIPDPLAKATLEANNMYLAPSASLLKLQQEAFNSMMMKPPKSSSSSTSSSSKIETPPPIVASPGARSTPTKSASRESPSLGPKYNFSAVDLAVSSVPLAASSPLGAADLSRKTPQTPPVDMPASPSIQTTPPATAGSSQILPPYKKRMEFSSIADLVAAPPSKMPKLSSEHLDP, from the exons ATGTCAACAAAAGCCAGTGAAGAAGAGGCTCACCATGATGAGAGTGACATTACGGATGAGTTTATTGATGAT gaaGGCGATAAATCTGGGTACTTTCCAGGTAAAACCGTTACGATACAGATGTTGCTTGGTGCGAATGTCCTGCAGGCTGGGAAGGGTGCTATGAGCATTGAGTATTTG GGACAAAAATTTATCGGAGATCTGCTGCCGGACGGAAAGATAAAATCTCACGAAACGGAAACCATTTTCTGTTCTCCGAGTGCTTGGGCCATTTACTGCAAGCGCATAATCAATCCGGACAAGAAATCGGGTTGTGGATGGGCTAATGTTAAGTACAAAGGCCGGAAATTAGATGCTTACAAGGCGGCGTACCACCGCAAACAATCGCAGAAGGAAAAGGATCACAAGGACGATGTAGCTCCAGTTGATG ATGCCCCAGAAGAAACTGAAGAAGATAAGACAGCAATGGAACCACCTCCAGTCCGGAGAAATATAGTGCAACATAATACCGTTAGCAATCGTAATATGCTACA TGATGCAAATACTTTGATCGAGTCCATACCTTTTACGTCTATTGGTAAGATGCAACCGTTCCTGGTCTCGGTGTCTTCGTCCACAATCCTGGTTATGGATTTCCATTGCCATCTTACGAACAATGAAGTATGTGGATATCTTGGTGGCACGTGGGATATCAATGCACATAATCTGTCAATCACGCACGCTTTTCCTTGTCGTAATTCACGATACGATCGCGATAAGGCCGCTATGTGTGAGTTACAGATTCAGAAACTGATGGTTAAGAAAAATCTCAACCTGGTTGGGTGGTATCACTCCCACCCGCGTTTTCCGGTGCAACCAACATTGAGGGATTGTGATGCTCAATTGGAGTATCAAATTAAAATGAGGGGACCAACGGAAGCTTCCTACATACCATGTGTGGGTTTTATCTGCT ctCCTTACAATGACGATAATATTACTTTGGAATCAAGCATTCTGTCGTTCTGGGTTTTACCACCGCCGGAAAATCGTCCTGCGGAATATGGACGACCGATGCAGATGTCATATAACTTAATACATGATGAGCTGCTCTCGGAAGATATTAAGGAAGAAATGATGCTAACTGTGGATTACTACAAGCAGTTCAATCGTGAGCTAATCAATTTTCAATCCGCTTACAAAAATGAGATAACgtacattgaaaaattgaaaagaacTCTGCAACCAAAGTTTCCATTGGATTCATTAACTGGACATTTCTGGAATTGGATCCGCGAACTATTGGGATTAGATCCAGAAGAAATTATTGCCATTCCGGAACCACCACCGCCTCCCCCCGTACCTATAAGCATTCCCAGGATTCCAGAGCCTCTGTCCACCCCAGCAATTGTCAATCTGACTAACGTGGAAGATAGCAGCGCCACTACCGAGAACAAGAATGATGATGACTTCGACGGAGTGTCCGAAATGGGTGATTCCGATGTAATTTCCCTGAAGGATGATGACCCGAAAGTACCTTCATTGGCCGTTCCTAGCTTACAAGCGCAGCTTAAGCGACCGTCCGGTTTGAACATGACGCCGTCTCCATTGTCTAGCTCACTAGTAGTATTGCCAACAAATCTAAGCCAGAATAATTCCAACAACGCCAACAATAACAATAATGTTAACAATCACGGATCCATAACTACTAATACATCTTCTCCCAGAGATAGTCCCATCACAATTCCATCGAATTCAGCAAGTCCTGCAAAGTTTGAAATCCCCGTCCGTGCGAGTCCATCTCCGGCTAAATCGGATACTTCATCATGTCGTAGCCGCACCAGAAATTCGCCTGCTCCGAGCCCAGGCAAGCTCTCCATTGGGGACATACTCGGAAGTGGCAATAGGAATAGCCCCACCCTCAACTCTCTAATTGGAAACATGGGCAACAACGTGTCCAACATTCACGATCTTTATGCTGCTACGTTTGCCTCTCTGGGCAGCTCACTTCCAGCGAATCTCCTCCCTCAGGATTATGCCTCACTCTTCCAGAACACGAAACGTGACGAGTATGGTCTATCGGCATTAAATGCATTGGCTCAAGTCGCAGCCGCATCCGGAATCTCAAATTCGCAAATCAACGAGACTCTCCTACACAGTCTCAACAGAAGCATTTCTTCTAAAACAGGACAGACATCAACGGTCACTACTACAACGGCCACAATGACCCCGAGCAATGCCTCGTCTACGGTGGCCGCAGCTGCAgcggcggcagcagcagcagctagCAATTCATCATTACCGGCAATTCCCAATATGAAGGAATTTATGCAGCAGCTCGAGAAAGGAAACCTAAGCTTACTGATGCAATCTCAGTACGCGAATCCATTGGCTGGGATGACAGGACTTCCTGGACAATCGAGTACTGGATCGAGCG GCGGTAAATCCGGATCGAGTCGTTCATCCAGCAAATCATCACGTTCGAAATCACAACAACAATCGGTCCAGCAGCAACTGCAGCAAGCGCAGCAGCAGTTGCTccagcagcaacaacagcaacatCAAACACTTATGGATTATGCCGATTTCACCAGCAAGTTCGACCAAAGCAAACTTGCCGATCTGATGAAATCTCCCGAATACTCTCAAATACTTCTACAGCAAGCACAGGCCTTGGGAAGTCTTGGAAGTGAGATCTCGATAATTAAGAAACCTTCATCCAAGAACAGTTCAAACGCATCAGCCGGCAATGcaaacaacagcaacagcaatGCACAGAACATCAGTGCGTCAACGGGAAACACAAACAAGAAGGACTCGGCCAGTGACCTGATCACAAAACTTCGCACGATTTTTTCCACCGATTCATATCTCCCACCAATGCCAACGGCAGCTGATATCAATTTGCTGGCCGAGCAATCACAGAAAGTTCCGGAAATCCAACAGATTCTCAATTCTGGAAACCTGGACGATATCCAAGTTCTATTAAAAGCGCAGTCTCTGTCCAACAATATGCTGGATTTCGCTGCCTTCCAGCAAGGCACTTCCGGAGTAGGCGCAAACATTGGCGAAGGGTCCAACAAGGCCAGCAAGAATGCTGCCAAGGAAGAACGCGAAAGGGAACGGGAGCGAGAACGTGAACGCGAGCGTGAAAGGGAACGGGAACGGGAAAGGGAACGAGAACGTGAACGGGAAAATGCTGCAGCCGCAGCTGCTATGAATCCATATCTATCCGCCAGCAACCTATCAGCTCTTTTTGAGCCAGTCCAGCGTTCCTCTTCAGGCAAATCAAACAAGGCAGATAAGAACAAAGGTTCTTCTGATCGCAGCGCTACCAGCGTTGCATCCAATCCGGCTGATATGTTGAACAGCTTGTTCACATCTGCTGTAGGAGGAGCCGGAGTTGCTGACATGAATGCTTTGCTCTACGGTCAAGGCAAAGGAGGTCCTGATTTAAGCATGCTATTCGGAGCGGCTGGAGTAAGTTCCGCACcaacttcttcttctaattCGAACACAACTtcaactgctgctgctgccgctgctgcAGCAGCCAAACAGAGTCTCGATTATCTGTCTATGTTTCCGAACTTTTCTTCATCCAAGCTTCCCGAAATGTCGGCTCTTTTTCAGACCGATAAATTCGAAATCCCAGACCCGCTGGCCAAGGCAACACTGGAAGCCAACAATATGTATCTGGCTCCGTCAGCATCCTTGCTGAAACTTCAACAGGAAGCATTCAATTCCATGATGATGAAGCCTCCAAAATCATCGTCCTCCTCAACATCTTCTTCCAGCAAGATCGAGACACCGCCCCCAATCGTCGCCTCGCCTGGAGCGCGCTCGACTCCTACAAAGTCCGCTAGTCGCGAAAGTCCTTCGCTTGGTCCGAAGTACAATTTTAGTGCGGTCGATCTTGCGGTGTCTAGTGTTCCGCTTGCGGCTTCCTCACCCCTCGGTGCGGCCGATTTGTCTAGAAAAACTCCTCAAACTCCACCGGTGGATATGCCAGCTTCGCCGTCCATTCAAACCACTCCGCCTGCAACGGCTGGATCGTCGCAAATTTTGCCACCTTATAAGAAGCGCATGGAGTTCTCGTCGATTGCCGATCTCGTTGCTGCACCCCCCAGCAAGATGCCGAAACTATCGTCGGAGCATTTGGACCCATAA